The following proteins come from a genomic window of Winogradskyella sp. PC-19:
- a CDS encoding flotillin family protein yields MKLLNILLQENIMEGLGGPMLLIFVVLFVLLTIIILIKRYKRCPSDRILVVYGKVGGGQSAKCIHGGAAFILPVIQDYEFLDLTPISIEVNLVNALSKQNIRVNVPSRFTIGISTEPGVMQNAAERLLGLGQNEIQDLAQEIIFGQLRLVVASMDIEEINNDRDKFLANISQSVETELKKVGLKLINVNITDIVDESGYIEALGKEAAAHAINAARKSVAEKTRDGSIGEANAVQDERTQVAAANAQAVEGENAAKISVANSDSLRRQREAEAERVAIAAEKVQSAKALEESYAAEQQAELARAERERSSQMADIIVPAEIDKKKVEIDAEAEAERIRRKAKGEADAILFKAQAEAKGLYEVLTKQAAGLDEIVKAAGNNSKDAVLLLIADKLPELVKTQAEAIKNIKIDKVTVWENGGGKDGKSSTSNFISGMYKSVPPLQEMFNMAGMDLPEYLKGKDKKEIEADDATIEKSED; encoded by the coding sequence ATGAAATTACTCAACATTCTACTTCAAGAAAATATTATGGAAGGGCTCGGCGGACCAATGCTACTCATTTTTGTAGTCCTATTTGTCTTATTGACTATTATAATCCTTATAAAACGTTACAAACGTTGTCCATCTGACCGTATTCTAGTTGTATATGGTAAAGTTGGTGGTGGACAATCAGCCAAGTGTATTCATGGTGGTGCTGCTTTTATTCTTCCGGTAATTCAAGATTATGAATTCCTAGATTTAACACCAATTTCTATCGAGGTTAATCTGGTTAATGCACTCTCTAAACAAAATATTCGTGTTAATGTACCATCTCGCTTTACCATTGGTATTTCAACTGAGCCTGGCGTTATGCAAAATGCAGCAGAACGTTTATTAGGATTGGGACAAAACGAAATCCAAGATTTAGCACAAGAAATCATATTTGGTCAATTACGTTTAGTGGTTGCATCAATGGATATAGAAGAAATTAATAACGACCGTGATAAGTTTTTAGCTAATATTTCACAATCTGTTGAAACCGAGCTAAAAAAGGTTGGATTGAAATTAATTAACGTAAACATTACAGATATTGTTGACGAATCTGGCTATATCGAAGCTCTTGGTAAAGAAGCTGCAGCGCATGCTATAAACGCAGCTCGTAAATCAGTAGCAGAGAAAACTAGAGATGGTTCTATTGGTGAAGCAAACGCTGTACAAGATGAAAGAACACAGGTTGCTGCAGCAAATGCTCAAGCTGTTGAAGGTGAAAATGCGGCGAAAATTTCGGTTGCAAATTCAGATTCTTTACGTCGTCAACGCGAAGCTGAAGCTGAGCGTGTAGCTATAGCTGCAGAAAAAGTTCAATCTGCAAAAGCACTAGAAGAATCTTATGCAGCTGAGCAACAAGCAGAACTTGCCAGAGCTGAACGAGAGCGTTCTTCTCAAATGGCTGATATTATTGTACCTGCTGAAATTGATAAAAAGAAAGTGGAAATTGATGCTGAAGCTGAAGCTGAACGTATTAGAAGAAAAGCAAAAGGTGAAGCTGATGCAATATTATTTAAAGCACAAGCCGAAGCAAAAGGACTTTACGAAGTCTTAACCAAACAAGCTGCTGGACTTGATGAAATTGTCAAAGCTGCTGGCAACAACTCTAAAGATGCTGTACTTTTATTAATTGCTGATAAATTACCAGAATTGGTTAAAACACAAGCCGAAGCTATTAAGAATATTAAGATAGATAAGGTAACTGTTTGGGAAAACGGTGGCGGAAAAGATGGCAAGTCTTCAACGTCTAACTTTATATCAGGAATGTACAAATCGGTACCACCATTACAAGAAATGTTTAACATGGCTGGTATGGATTTACCAGAGTATCTTAAAGGAAAAGACAAAAAGGAGATTGAAGCTGATGATGCTACAATTGAAAAGTCTGAAGATTAA
- a CDS encoding PLP-dependent aminotransferase family protein: MNSPVKQIIKQLVSYDKSNIQPLYIQVAQQIINAIQRGYLVEGSKLPGTRILSNTLHIHRNTAVAIYEELASQGWVNIIANKGTFVLIPDENSTKIKASGQKINEAYDYPENSGFPFQQSLNLASTEDKTNSKYIINDGKPDLRLHPTHQFSRWYAAAMKRKSLINKWNTTHIELVSVFKTQLCNYLNATRGFRISSKNIVNTRSAEMSLYIVSQLLIQPQDVVLVGQLSNYASNMIFQQAGATIKTVPIDDDGLDVDYIKKHFHKKSIRCVYVNANRNYPTTVTLSAKRRLQLLQLAKDYGFAIIEDDFDNDFQFDGSAMLPMATADTSGMVIYLGKLGQSLFPSFHTGFIVAPDNLVSEAKNYLQLLDKQGDLIQEQILSELISEGEIYRLKKKNSITYKRRRDCICHFLEHYFRGIIRFKVPSGGLAIWLQFEDNMSLIKLSEEAKKLDVFLPKTILYQDKSTCAIRFGFGHLNETEIEVVIKKLKQVYNNLLNS, from the coding sequence ATGAATAGTCCGGTTAAACAAATCATAAAACAACTTGTTTCTTATGATAAAAGTAACATTCAGCCTTTATACATTCAGGTAGCTCAACAAATCATAAATGCAATACAGCGTGGCTATTTGGTTGAAGGTAGTAAGTTACCAGGAACACGTATTTTGAGTAACACATTACATATTCATCGGAATACAGCTGTGGCTATTTATGAAGAATTAGCATCACAAGGTTGGGTAAATATTATTGCAAACAAAGGCACTTTTGTTTTAATACCAGATGAAAATTCTACAAAGATTAAAGCTTCAGGTCAAAAGATAAATGAAGCTTACGATTACCCTGAAAACTCAGGGTTTCCGTTTCAGCAGTCTCTTAATTTGGCTTCGACCGAAGATAAAACAAACTCGAAGTACATAATTAATGATGGTAAGCCCGATTTACGTTTACATCCAACCCACCAATTTTCACGTTGGTATGCTGCCGCGATGAAACGAAAATCTCTTATTAATAAATGGAATACAACGCATATCGAATTGGTTTCGGTATTCAAAACACAGCTTTGTAATTATTTAAATGCCACGCGTGGTTTTAGAATTTCATCTAAGAATATCGTCAATACGAGAAGCGCTGAAATGAGTTTGTATATCGTATCACAACTCTTAATTCAACCACAAGATGTAGTTTTGGTAGGTCAGTTAAGTAACTATGCGTCTAATATGATATTTCAGCAGGCAGGTGCGACGATAAAAACCGTACCAATCGATGATGATGGTTTGGATGTTGATTATATAAAAAAGCACTTCCATAAAAAAAGTATAAGATGTGTCTACGTCAATGCAAATAGAAACTATCCAACTACAGTAACGCTGAGCGCAAAGCGAAGATTACAGTTATTACAATTAGCTAAAGATTACGGCTTTGCCATTATAGAAGATGATTTTGATAATGATTTTCAGTTTGATGGTTCAGCTATGTTACCTATGGCAACTGCAGACACAAGCGGTATGGTTATTTATCTGGGGAAGTTGGGTCAATCTTTATTTCCAAGTTTTCATACAGGATTTATAGTTGCTCCAGATAATCTTGTTTCAGAGGCTAAAAACTATCTTCAGTTACTAGATAAGCAGGGTGATTTAATACAAGAGCAAATACTGTCCGAGTTGATTTCTGAAGGTGAAATATACCGACTTAAAAAGAAGAATAGTATCACTTATAAGAGACGACGTGATTGTATATGTCATTTTTTGGAACACTATTTTAGAGGTATCATAAGATTTAAAGTACCTTCTGGAGGTTTGGCGATATGGCTTCAATTTGAAGATAATATGTCACTAATTAAACTCTCTGAGGAAGCTAAAAAATTAGACGTATTCTTGCCAAAAACCATCTTATATCAAGACAAAAGCACTTGTGCCATACGTTTTGGTTTTGGACATTTAAATGAAACTGAGATTGAAGTTGTAATTAAAAAACTAAAACAAGTTTATAACAATCTCCTTAATTCTTAA
- a CDS encoding DUF2975 domain-containing protein has protein sequence MKDNTTTLTIITWAILLGAVSVLLNDIREFDFNQFEKFTNWAKTADKNASWFTSKNAIEWSYYTISAGIFFWRGYLIYGFSYFLSILKEVEAGNYFSDKNIKYFKKIGDIFISYTIGILILRFLLATIGESTFNFFNELKAEFTFLIPAGLAFYVLAEIFKRGKQVEEENELTI, from the coding sequence ATGAAAGATAATACAACAACGCTTACGATAATTACTTGGGCTATTTTGCTAGGAGCGGTTTCAGTACTTTTAAATGATATTCGGGAGTTTGATTTTAATCAGTTTGAGAAATTTACTAATTGGGCAAAAACTGCAGATAAGAATGCGTCTTGGTTTACTTCAAAGAATGCTATTGAATGGAGTTACTATACTATTAGCGCCGGTATTTTCTTTTGGCGAGGTTATTTGATTTATGGCTTTAGTTACTTCTTGTCTATTCTAAAAGAAGTTGAAGCTGGAAATTATTTTAGTGATAAGAACATCAAATACTTTAAGAAGATTGGAGATATTTTTATAAGCTACACCATAGGCATATTAATACTTAGATTCCTTTTAGCTACGATTGGAGAGTCTACATTTAATTTTTTCAATGAACTCAAAGCAGAGTTTACATTTTTAATTCCTGCAGGTTTGGCTTTTTACGTTTTAGCAGAGATTTTTAAACGAGGAAAACAAGTAGAAGAAGAAAACGAACTAACCATATAA
- a CDS encoding regulatory protein RecX, producing the protein MNPQKTYSLDEAQKLLENYCAYQERCHKDVTDKLRKMRMIPEAIDQIVVHLIQHNYLNEERFSKAFTRGKFRIKKWGKNRIIRELKFRQISDYAIKSGLKEIDLDDYYKTLQELTEKRISQVKEKNVYKKRKKVADYLLYRGWESNLVYEKINELIN; encoded by the coding sequence ATGAACCCTCAAAAAACCTATTCTCTCGATGAAGCGCAGAAACTGCTTGAAAATTACTGTGCTTATCAAGAACGTTGTCATAAAGATGTTACAGATAAACTTCGAAAGATGAGAATGATACCTGAGGCGATTGATCAAATTGTCGTTCATCTAATTCAACATAATTATCTCAATGAAGAACGCTTTTCTAAAGCCTTTACTCGTGGAAAATTTAGAATAAAAAAATGGGGAAAAAATAGAATAATTAGAGAATTAAAATTCAGACAAATTTCGGACTATGCTATTAAAAGTGGCTTGAAAGAAATTGACTTAGATGACTATTATAAAACACTACAAGAATTAACTGAAAAACGAATAAGTCAAGTCAAAGAAAAAAACGTTTATAAAAAAAGAAAGAAAGTTGCAGATTATTTATTGTATCGAGGATGGGAATCTAACTTGGTTTATGAGAAAATAAATGAATTAATCAATTAA
- a CDS encoding T9SS type A sorting domain-containing protein, with the protein MIKKILKLFILLLIFSSFSYGQILTFDFQGNVGDEVTANSDFNDIALGLSTISRGIGLTAAANNNSFNSINWSTIDIADAIANDDYVEFTIPAPTGGFSYNVTTINFDLQRSNNGLTAIALRSSLDAYATNIDAEITLADVNSVQDITFNVNQLQNTDAITYRLYGYSENTNGNGRFDGPSNNIEINGSINTFPAPTCNVSDDFSSGTLGAEWTDVGGNSSIINSRLSIATGGATALDYVHQDVSGSYNTTLNTLTNSINWEFNMRQSRGNPSGFNSSNYGVAFVLGASDSDLTQGDGYAVVLGQSGATDNVRLVSYSNGLDLNGNLTDIITGAVDFGNNYLSIKVTYDPATDTWELFVRDDSGNFSSPSSLDNTNSIGNIVNTTHTGTALNHIAAVWNHATQANATAIFDNICISVDKCSSSTTWDGTNWSAGIPNSSTEAILNGDYTTSATTPSFTACSLVINDGFTLIVSNGDFIEIENDVAVNNNASITTETEGSFVQNGDGATAGVFALASLGSSNVSKTTSPLAYWYSLTYWSSPVQGESTDGALFDSSRVFWFNANNYLDANGDSLDDDANAWTREQGDFPMTPGQGFAGSHNEPGFIFPGVGYGYIFSGPYNTGDITYPVVNNTANGLHWNLIGNPYPSAIDVDAFFTENGTVAPGNNTVYEVLYMWSQVNPVDAGNAGNEVLNYNQNDYITINAISESGNGTTAAPSRQIPSGQAFFIPSASSGDVVFTNSMRVSGNGVNTEFYRTSNAQNTNNAIEKLNINLSSDVGIYSQISVAYADFATDDYDGNAIDTFRNYAGNAGVLYSLDTEGNGFYVIQGKAKSSLTEDEVIKIGFGAYISTNETYTLEIVKKEGDFLSTNPIYLKDNDLNMVHNLGESSYTFNSDGGSFDERFEIIFNNAALSIDDEIIAKNRLSIVEFDKDNVEFSVKNNIHTIESILIYDLQGRLVYNLEGNTSTEVFNLSNLTTQVYIAKVTLSNGQVISKKAIKK; encoded by the coding sequence ATGATTAAAAAAATACTTAAATTATTTATCCTACTGTTAATATTTTCTTCTTTCAGCTATGGACAAATACTCACTTTTGATTTTCAAGGAAACGTTGGCGACGAAGTTACAGCAAACTCAGATTTTAATGATATTGCCCTAGGTCTATCTACTATTTCGAGAGGTATTGGCCTAACAGCTGCAGCAAATAATAATAGTTTTAATTCAATAAACTGGTCGACAATTGATATTGCAGATGCAATAGCAAATGATGATTATGTAGAATTTACTATACCTGCTCCTACTGGTGGATTTTCTTATAATGTCACTACAATTAATTTTGATTTACAAAGGTCTAACAATGGTTTAACAGCTATAGCCTTAAGAAGTAGTTTAGACGCTTATGCAACTAATATAGATGCAGAAATCACTTTAGCTGATGTTAATTCAGTTCAGGATATTACTTTTAATGTTAATCAATTACAAAATACTGATGCCATTACTTATAGATTATATGGGTATTCAGAAAATACAAATGGTAACGGACGATTTGATGGCCCTAGTAACAATATTGAAATTAATGGCTCTATAAATACTTTCCCAGCTCCTACTTGTAATGTATCAGACGATTTTAGTTCGGGGACGTTAGGCGCAGAATGGACCGATGTCGGCGGCAACTCATCTATAATCAATAGTAGATTAAGTATCGCTACTGGTGGAGCAACGGCATTAGATTACGTTCATCAAGATGTATCTGGAAGTTACAATACGACTCTAAACACATTAACGAATTCTATAAACTGGGAATTTAACATGAGACAAAGTCGAGGAAATCCTTCTGGTTTTAATTCAAGTAATTATGGTGTTGCTTTTGTGTTGGGGGCATCAGACAGTGATTTAACTCAAGGCGATGGTTATGCTGTAGTACTAGGTCAGTCAGGTGCTACAGACAATGTTAGACTAGTTAGTTATTCAAACGGTCTTGATTTAAATGGAAACTTGACAGATATTATCACAGGAGCAGTTGACTTTGGCAATAATTATTTAAGTATTAAAGTAACTTACGACCCAGCAACTGATACTTGGGAATTATTTGTCAGAGATGATTCAGGAAATTTTAGTAGTCCAAGCTCTCTAGATAATACTAACTCTATTGGTAACATTGTAAATACAACTCATACAGGTACTGCTCTAAATCATATTGCTGCAGTGTGGAATCATGCTACTCAAGCAAATGCAACAGCAATATTTGATAACATTTGCATCTCTGTTGATAAATGTTCTAGCTCAACCACATGGGATGGTACTAACTGGAGTGCTGGTATTCCTAACAGCTCTACAGAAGCCATTCTAAACGGTGATTACACAACTAGTGCTACTACTCCAAGTTTTACTGCATGTAGCTTAGTTATTAACGATGGATTTACTCTCATTGTTAGTAATGGTGACTTTATTGAGATAGAAAATGATGTAGCTGTAAATAATAATGCTAGTATTACAACAGAAACTGAAGGAAGTTTTGTTCAAAACGGAGATGGTGCGACAGCAGGTGTATTCGCTTTAGCATCTTTAGGAAGTTCTAATGTTAGCAAAACGACATCTCCTCTAGCTTATTGGTATAGTCTAACCTATTGGAGTTCTCCTGTTCAAGGCGAAAGTACTGACGGAGCTTTATTTGACAGTAGTCGTGTATTTTGGTTTAATGCCAATAATTATTTAGATGCAAATGGTGATAGTTTAGACGATGATGCGAACGCATGGACCAGAGAACAAGGCGATTTCCCTATGACTCCTGGTCAAGGTTTTGCTGGTAGCCATAACGAGCCAGGTTTTATTTTCCCTGGAGTTGGCTATGGTTATATTTTTAGTGGCCCATATAATACTGGTGATATTACATACCCAGTTGTTAATAATACTGCAAATGGTCTACACTGGAATCTTATTGGTAATCCTTATCCATCAGCAATAGATGTTGATGCTTTCTTTACTGAAAATGGAACTGTTGCACCAGGAAATAACACTGTTTATGAAGTGTTATATATGTGGTCGCAAGTAAATCCTGTAGACGCAGGCAATGCAGGTAATGAAGTCCTTAATTATAATCAAAATGATTATATCACTATAAATGCGATTAGCGAATCAGGTAACGGAACTACTGCTGCACCATCAAGGCAAATACCATCGGGACAAGCATTCTTTATACCTTCAGCTTCTAGCGGAGATGTTGTATTCACCAACAGTATGCGTGTAAGTGGAAATGGTGTGAATACTGAATTTTATAGAACATCTAACGCTCAAAATACTAATAACGCAATAGAAAAATTAAATATTAACTTAAGTTCTGATGTTGGTATTTACAGTCAAATATCAGTAGCATATGCAGATTTTGCAACTGATGATTACGACGGAAATGCTATTGATACATTCAGAAATTATGCTGGTAATGCAGGTGTTTTATACTCTTTAGATACTGAAGGTAATGGCTTTTATGTTATTCAAGGTAAAGCCAAAAGTAGCTTAACTGAAGACGAAGTTATTAAAATTGGTTTTGGAGCATATATCTCAACTAACGAAACTTATACTCTTGAAATCGTAAAAAAAGAAGGTGATTTTCTTTCTACTAATCCAATTTACTTAAAAGATAATGATTTGAATATGGTTCACAACTTGGGTGAATCTAGTTATACTTTTAATTCTGATGGCGGTAGTTTTGATGAGCGTTTTGAAATCATATTCAATAATGCAGCCCTTTCTATTGATGATGAAATAATAGCTAAAAATCGATTATCTATAGTAGAATTCGATAAAGACAATGTCGAATTTAGTGTAAAGAATAACATACATACTATCGAATCTATTCTGATATATGATTTACAGGGACGTTTAGTTTATAATCTAGAGGGTAATACTTCAACAGAAGTATTTAACCTTTCTAACTTAACTACTCAAGTATATATCGCTAAAGTTACTTTATCTAATGGGCAAGTAATTTCAAAAAAAGCAATTAAGAAATAA
- a CDS encoding putative signal transducing protein — MEQTFVTIAKFQYTSEAQIIKGRLEADGIEVFLRDNFTIDTDPLVSQAIGGVKLKVLAKDKTAAMDILQSIKAYSLDNDGNPIICPSCGQNRVELFSTISDFKSFFAFITGFLFGTLPFSTRYQYQCENCKTTFPIKN; from the coding sequence ATGGAACAAACCTTTGTTACTATTGCCAAATTTCAATACACATCAGAAGCTCAAATCATAAAAGGACGTTTGGAGGCAGATGGCATCGAAGTATTTTTAAGAGATAACTTTACTATTGACACTGACCCATTGGTAAGTCAGGCTATTGGTGGTGTAAAGCTTAAAGTTTTGGCAAAAGACAAAACTGCTGCAATGGATATTTTACAATCTATAAAAGCCTATTCTTTGGATAATGATGGTAATCCTATTATTTGCCCCAGTTGTGGTCAGAACCGCGTAGAGTTATTTAGCACTATTTCGGATTTTAAATCTTTCTTTGCCTTTATTACTGGTTTTCTATTCGGCACATTGCCTTTTAGTACACGTTATCAATACCAATGTGAAAATTGTAAGACGACATTTCCTATTAAGAATTAA
- a CDS encoding cupin-like domain-containing protein, which yields MKLNLQDISRVQTITKEDFIKHYFKPQKPVVIERYIEDWPAYSKWSLDYMKEVAGDITVPLYDDRPVDYKDGFNEAHATMKMSDYVDLLKREPTKYRIFLWNILKEVPQLQKDFSFPDFGIRLMKSLPMLFFGGRDSHTFMHYDIDLANIFHFHFEGEKQCILFDQKQNKHLYKIPHSLITREDIDFDNPDFDKWPGLKNAKGWICNLNHGEVLYMPEGFWHHMKYITPGFSMSLRAIARNPKNLGKAIYNVFIMRSFDNVMRRIKGQKWIDWKNEQAIVRTNKSN from the coding sequence TTGAAGTTGAATCTACAAGACATATCTAGAGTACAAACTATAACCAAAGAAGATTTTATAAAACACTACTTTAAGCCACAAAAGCCAGTGGTTATTGAGCGTTATATAGAAGACTGGCCTGCTTACTCTAAATGGAGTCTAGATTACATGAAGGAAGTTGCTGGAGATATTACAGTGCCGCTTTATGATGACAGACCAGTAGATTACAAAGATGGTTTTAATGAAGCTCATGCCACTATGAAGATGAGCGATTATGTAGATTTACTAAAACGTGAACCTACTAAATACCGTATTTTTCTATGGAATATCTTAAAAGAGGTACCTCAACTTCAAAAAGATTTTAGCTTTCCAGACTTTGGAATTAGACTTATGAAAAGCCTACCCATGTTATTTTTTGGCGGTAGAGATTCGCATACTTTTATGCATTACGATATTGACTTAGCTAACATTTTTCATTTTCATTTTGAAGGTGAAAAACAATGCATCTTGTTTGACCAAAAACAGAACAAACATCTATATAAAATTCCGCATTCTCTAATTACTCGAGAAGATATTGATTTTGATAATCCTGATTTTGATAAATGGCCTGGTCTTAAAAATGCTAAAGGTTGGATTTGTAATCTTAATCATGGTGAAGTTTTATACATGCCTGAGGGCTTTTGGCATCACATGAAATATATAACTCCTGGATTTTCTATGAGTTTACGAGCTATCGCTCGTAATCCTAAAAATTTAGGCAAAGCAATCTACAATGTGTTCATAATGCGAAGTTTTGATAATGTTATGCGAAGAATAAAGGGTCAAAAATGGATTGATTGGAAGAATGAACAGGCTATTGTAAGGACTAATAAATCTAACTAA
- a CDS encoding DUF2975 domain-containing protein produces MNSARTLYLILNTIIILLLVGIGLGVFIYIMMLFGVEQDFIGIDMDKANFKTEVKHIFYTILRLGVYAIFIKALWNLRKVIKLFLNKDFYNSQLITLLLTSGKLMVITGVSGWCIDAMSDVFFKFRFTIGISETTLAYLFIIAVGLFLMLISTVLRDTKAIKEENDLTI; encoded by the coding sequence ATGAACTCTGCAAGAACACTTTATTTGATTTTAAATACTATTATTATACTTCTTCTCGTAGGTATTGGTTTAGGGGTTTTCATTTATATCATGATGCTCTTTGGTGTAGAACAGGATTTTATCGGTATAGATATGGATAAGGCCAATTTTAAAACTGAAGTAAAGCATATTTTTTACACCATCTTAAGACTTGGCGTTTACGCTATTTTTATCAAGGCACTTTGGAATTTGAGAAAGGTTATAAAATTATTTTTGAACAAAGATTTTTATAATAGTCAACTCATAACATTGCTATTGACTTCTGGAAAACTTATGGTAATAACTGGAGTTTCTGGATGGTGTATTGATGCAATGAGTGATGTGTTTTTTAAATTCAGATTTACAATTGGAATAAGTGAAACAACATTGGCCTATTTATTTATAATAGCTGTGGGATTATTTTTAATGTTAATAAGTACAGTACTAAGAGATACTAAAGCTATAAAAGAAGAAAACGACTTAACAATATAG
- a CDS encoding TonB-dependent receptor plug domain-containing protein: MKNTIYCIAIMLVSALQINAQEKSEIETDTLKEVIVTSARIDLPFKKNSRTINIITKADIKNSAAVNVADLLQQVAGVDIRRRGTGGSQADLFIRGGGFDQTLLLIDGIKMDDAQTGHHTMNAALPIEVIERIEIVKGPAARVFGQNAFTGAINIVTKKNIENTVSANIETGSFGQLNGNITAGIDLENSSHIVHIGRVTSEGYRNNSDYDNANYFIKSTFNEDKQPIQMIATFMERKFGAENFYTTNPTFNEYEETQNSLLAFTTTFKNDKFKVSPRIYWRRNQDMFLLRRFEPAFFRNFHVSNKVGAEANASYVSDLGITGFGLDLAKVDLRSNNLGNRNRFMATAFLEHRFKLADGKLDITPGVAATYFTDFKFNAFPGIDIGYSITDNLRAYGNVGYTYRIPTYTDLFYSDPATQGNPDLEPEEAFSQEVGLKYFSPKFNASVAVFNRDAENLIDYIRPNTTNGIFTATNIRDVNTQGVEFDASYNFKIKDFNQTLAFGYSYLDDNIMDQNPDLSRYSLNTLRHQYITRLSTQLFKNVRQNIVYKYAERTTGQTYNVWDASLAIQLKQMELTVTASNIFDADYIEAGFVPMPPSNILFGLRYTFK, from the coding sequence ATGAAAAATACTATCTATTGTATTGCTATAATGTTAGTTTCCGCGCTGCAAATAAATGCACAAGAAAAATCTGAAATAGAAACAGACACATTAAAAGAAGTTATTGTGACTTCTGCTCGTATAGATTTACCATTCAAAAAAAATTCGAGAACCATAAACATTATTACCAAAGCAGATATTAAAAATAGTGCTGCCGTAAATGTTGCGGACCTATTACAGCAAGTAGCTGGTGTAGATATTAGACGTCGCGGTACTGGCGGAAGTCAAGCCGATTTGTTTATTCGCGGTGGCGGATTTGACCAAACTTTATTGCTTATTGATGGTATTAAAATGGACGATGCACAAACAGGTCATCATACCATGAATGCAGCATTACCAATTGAGGTTATTGAGCGCATTGAAATCGTAAAAGGACCAGCTGCCAGAGTTTTTGGACAAAACGCATTTACTGGTGCAATAAATATTGTAACCAAAAAAAATATAGAGAATACTGTTTCTGCTAATATTGAAACAGGATCTTTTGGTCAGTTAAACGGAAACATTACAGCTGGTATAGATTTAGAAAACTCCTCGCATATTGTTCATATTGGTCGTGTGACTTCTGAAGGATACAGAAATAACTCAGATTACGATAATGCCAACTATTTTATAAAAAGCACCTTCAATGAAGACAAACAGCCTATTCAAATGATTGCTACGTTTATGGAGCGTAAGTTTGGTGCAGAAAACTTTTATACTACCAATCCTACTTTCAATGAATATGAAGAAACACAAAATAGTTTACTAGCGTTTACAACAACTTTTAAAAACGATAAGTTTAAAGTATCTCCTCGCATCTATTGGAGACGTAATCAAGATATGTTTTTATTAAGACGTTTTGAACCTGCTTTTTTTAGAAACTTTCACGTTTCAAACAAAGTTGGTGCTGAAGCTAACGCTTCATACGTTTCGGATTTAGGTATTACTGGTTTTGGTTTAGACTTAGCTAAAGTAGACTTAAGAAGTAATAACTTAGGTAACAGAAATCGTTTTATGGCGACAGCGTTTTTAGAACACCGTTTTAAATTAGCAGATGGCAAATTAGATATCACACCTGGTGTAGCTGCAACATATTTTACAGATTTTAAGTTTAATGCTTTCCCTGGTATCGATATCGGTTACTCTATTACAGATAATTTAAGAGCTTACGGAAATGTTGGTTATACATACAGAATTCCAACTTACACAGATTTATTTTATAGTGACCCAGCAACACAAGGAAATCCAGATTTAGAACCCGAAGAAGCTTTTTCTCAAGAAGTTGGTTTAAAATATTTTTCGCCTAAATTTAACGCATCGGTAGCTGTATTTAATAGAGATGCAGAAAATCTTATCGATTATATTAGACCAAATACGACTAATGGCATTTTTACTGCGACAAATATAAGAGATGTTAATACCCAAGGTGTCGAGTTCGATGCATCGTATAATTTCAAAATTAAAGACTTTAATCAAACTTTAGCTTTCGGATATTCTTATTTAGATGACAATATTATGGATCAAAATCCAGATTTATCACGTTACTCTTTAAATACGCTGAGGCATCAATATATCACGAGATTAAGTACACAACTATTTAAAAATGTACGTCAAAATATCGTTTATAAATATGCAGAACGTACTACAGGACAAACCTACAATGTTTGGGATGCTTCATTAGCTATTCAATTAAAGCAAATGGAACTTACTGTAACAGCAAGTAATATTTTCGATGCAGATTATATTGAAGCTGGATTTGTACCAATGCCTCCGAGTAATATATTATTCGGATTACGATACACGTTTAAATAA